The nucleotide sequence TCGAACGTTTAACGTCCAACAGGGCGAAAGGCTTTTTGCTCGGTCTTGCGGTTACCGCGGTAATTCAAAGCTCGTCCGCAACTACGGTTATGCTTGTCGGATTTGTAAATTCCGGCATAATGAAGCTTTCGCAGACAATCAGCATTATTATGGGTGCGAACATCGGAACGACCGTTACAGCGTGGATTTTGAGCCTTTCGGGCATAAACGGAGAAAGCTTTTTCGTCAAAATTTTAAAGCCGTCATCGTTTACGCCTATTCTGGCGGTTATCGGCGTTATTATGACTATGTCGTCGGGCAACAGCAAAAAGCAGAATATCGGCGAAATTCTGGTAGGCTTTGCAATTTTAATGTTCGGAATGGAAACAATGAGTTCATCTATGGACGGACTTAAAGACAGCGCGGCTTTTGCAAAAATGCTCATAATGTTCTCAAATCCCGTAATGGGTATTTTGGTAGGTACGGCGCTCACGGCGATTATTCAGTCAAGCTCGGCGTCGGTCGGCATTTTGCAGGCATTGTCGCTCACGGGCACAATTCCGTTTTCAACCGCACTCCCGATTATTCTCGGTCAGAATATCGGCACGACCATAACGCCCGTTTTATCAGCAATAAACGGCAACACAAGCTCAAAACGCGTTGCGGTGTCGTGCGTGTATATAAAAATGATTGGTGTTGTAATTTTTGCGGTGCTTTTCTATACGGTTAACGTTTTTTATCCGTTCCCGTTTATGAATTCGCATGTCAGCGCACTTTCGATTGCAATAATTCACACAACTTTCAACATTTTCTCGACGGTAATTCTTATGCCGTTCTGTAAGAATATTGAAAAACTTGCGGTTATGTCGGTAAAATCCAAGGGCGACGACGAGGAAAACAAGTTTGCAATGCTGGACGACCGTTTTCTTTCATCTCCGTCGTTTGCGCTCAAACACTGCCAGGAATATGTTTATCAAATGGCAGATTTGGCGAAAGAGTCTATCGACAAGTCTATCGGTCTTATAAACAATTTTGACGCGCCTACTGCGTCGTATATCGCAAAAGCGGAAAAAGATATTGACAAGTATGAAGATAAAATCGGAACGTATCTTGTGAAGTTGAGCAGTGAAAACCTTACTCACGACGATAGCAAGGAGGCGACCGAGCTTTTGCACTGTATAGGCGATTTTGAGCGAATGGGCGACCACGCGCTTAACATTATGCAGACGTCGGAGGAAATTAAGGACAAGAGTATTCAGTTTTCGCCCGACGCGAAAAAAGAAGTCGGGGTTATGGCGGCGGCGGTTATGGACGTTGTGGACATTACAGTTCACGCGTTCAAAGAGAAAAATTCCGAGCTTGCAACAAGGGTTGAACCGCTCGAACAGGTCGTTGACAAGCTTAAATCCACGCTTAAATCAAATCATATCGAAAGACTTCAGCGCGGTGAATGTACCACGAATATGGGATTTGTTTTCTCGGATATTATCACGAATTTCGAGCGCATTGCCGACCACTGTTCAAA is from Qingrenia yutianensis and encodes:
- a CDS encoding Na/Pi cotransporter family protein, coding for MDIFSVLTLIGGLALFLYGMDNMGSGLKKLSGGRLENILERLTSNRAKGFLLGLAVTAVIQSSSATTVMLVGFVNSGIMKLSQTISIIMGANIGTTVTAWILSLSGINGESFFVKILKPSSFTPILAVIGVIMTMSSGNSKKQNIGEILVGFAILMFGMETMSSSMDGLKDSAAFAKMLIMFSNPVMGILVGTALTAIIQSSSASVGILQALSLTGTIPFSTALPIILGQNIGTTITPVLSAINGNTSSKRVAVSCVYIKMIGVVIFAVLFYTVNVFYPFPFMNSHVSALSIAIIHTTFNIFSTVILMPFCKNIEKLAVMSVKSKGDDEENKFAMLDDRFLSSPSFALKHCQEYVYQMADLAKESIDKSIGLINNFDAPTASYIAKAEKDIDKYEDKIGTYLVKLSSENLTHDDSKEATELLHCIGDFERMGDHALNIMQTSEEIKDKSIQFSPDAKKEVGVMAAAVMDVVDITVHAFKEKNSELATRVEPLEQVVDKLKSTLKSNHIERLQRGECTTNMGFVFSDIITNFERIADHCSNIAVSLIQSEHEGIEAHEYLHNIKHDNFAFDNLYDAYKKKYSVKKVKRADAQ